CATTGGATGAAAacaaacatataaataataggttgttttttttcggTTCCCCTACTAAGCTTGACATATAACtaataaattgtttattCTAGTTGCACATTTTAGGTTCGTTAATAATCTTAATATGTcacacaaaatatattcattggTAATTACtgatgaatatatatacgtaTGTTAGTACACGCTCTTATATGttacattttaaataatatataaaacacgGTAGAAGACTGAAATAATACATGAATAAATTAtccttaaaaaaaagagaaaaaatggTGAACTTATTTTGATTGAAATCTcatacttaaaaaaaaacgtaaATAGTGTGGTGactttttttgaaattgaaaaccatttttatacataatgtccccaaaaaaaacataacaaataaaataaaaattaaaaggataaataaagtaaaaaaatattaaaaaaagaaaaacatataaactcattataattatttaataaaagcAATCGATGTAAACCACTGAGATTCTTGCATACTACTACTAGTTCGCCCcgattattttatattatttacttgtgttttttttcgaagTTTATAGCtagttatttttatattccttagtatttataaatcgataaaaaaaagtatcaatattatagtttattttgtatatgcataatatatttgtgtaCTTATATAAGTAAATGGGAATTTCATTAACGAATAAGTGATTTCTACATTTcgatataaaatttttaaaagaatattCTTAACTCCcaagttatttttttaaaggtTTTATGATGGGTGAAAATTTCAGCGCAATTACACAGTAAGTAAACTATTTAAAAttcatacatatattgtataagtatatacatgaaacttatttatgttaatttatttgatagttttttttcaaataatttataaatacatacaACAATTAAACtattcttatatataaaatataaacattttattattttcctcTTACATTATAGCACAATAGAAGTTAATTGTTCGTCCGAAAAATACAGCAACATTTTATGCAAATGCTTATCAAGTGATGAAtctttaaaacaaaataaattgtataaaaatataaatgtatcTGGAGaaactataaaaatgtaataagaaatttttatataactttTGTCTCCTCTATATAGACgctataatatatatgcatcaCATGTTTCCATATAgtatactatatatatatataccaatactaaaaaaaattataaaaaatagctagctcatttatttttttatattatacataaaattacCATCCGCCAATGaatacttttttatgttaCTCCTGTTAATTTGAGCGCACATACAAATAAGTAcatgtataataatatgcttatttatcatatatcaTTTGGCGTTTTATTGATATGGgatactatatattttattactatccattaaatagtttatgcatattatgagtttatgtttttttatttatataaaataaatatataaaaatatgagcaATTAACCAGTCTGCattagtttattttttgcagcgtgtataaaaaatatataaatatatataggcatatatttttgcttggatatttgtttaattatatatttcgtTTTATAGTGTATACACTAAATAgtcataattatattaaatatatttatttatataaatatttttttcagagAATTACAGAGCAATACATACGAAGATATCAGATATAAAGCTAAAAACATTTACgattatttacattttttttttaaaacaatagaAACATTTGCTtagtatataatttgtaatatatagCTATATACAGAGTATATTGGACACATtctgttatttttatttccaacaaatttttatgattaaTCATATTCCGGTGTTTAGTaggatttaaataaaataggaATATCCACAGTTATTCATCTTTATATTTGCATTCgtgtaaatatatcaaactTTGTATCACGGATAAAACTTCCATTGACGTGAAttaattgtataaaaaattttttatttagcaAGCCGTTTAATATGAATATCGAATTAGACACCAAATGTGTTAATGAAATTCGTATGTTAGCTGCTGAACTGCCACTTGAAGCAAATAGTGGTCACCAAGGAGCTCCAATCGCATGTGCTCCTATAGCACATGTATTATGGGGATATgtaatgaattattataatgaaGATACAAAATGGATAAACAGAGATAGATTTGTACTATCGAATGGTCATATGAgttctttattatatacaatgTTATATTTAACAGAACAAGGATTAACTTTagatgatttaaaaaaatttcgtCAATTAGGAAGTTTAACACCAGGACATCCAGAAAATTATGTTACAAAAGGAGTTGAAGTAACAACTGGGCCATTAGGTCAAGGTGCCGCAAATGCAGTTGGTATGGCTATATGTGCTCATAATTTAtcagaaaaatataatactgATGagtttgaaatatttaataattatatatatgcaacaTGTGGAGATGGATGTATGCAAGAAGGTGTATTTTGTGAAGCAGCATCGCTAGCTGGACATTTAGGTTTAGGAAGGTTAATATTACTTtatgatgataataaaataactatCGATGGAAATACCGAATTATCATTTACTGAAGATAttgcaaaaaaatttgaagcTTTTAATTGGGAAGTTAAAATAGTAAATGATGGAAATACGGATTTTGAAaagatatataaagaaatagaagaatgtaaaaaaaatttaaaacagCCATCATTAATTATTGTTAAAACATTATGTGGTTTTGGAACAAAAGTTGAAGGAAGTCATAAATCTCATGGTTTAGCATTAAAAGAggatgatataaaaaatgcaaaaataaaattaggTCTTGAtcctgaaaaaaaatttcataTTTCTGATCAAGTAaagaatttttataaagatgttttagaaaaaaataaaaataattatatgaaatgGAAAGAAAcatttgataaatatatgttaaaaTATCCAGAACAAGGACaagaaattttaaaaagatTTAAAAACGAATTGCCTGATAATTGGGAAAATGTTTTACCAAAATATACAGTAAAAGATCCACCTTTAGCAACTAGAAATTTATCAGGTATAGCATTAAAttgtattaataaaatattaccTGGTTTAATTGGTGGAAGTGCAGATTTAACAGAATCTAATTGTACAGCTTTGAAAGatgaaaaagatataaCTAAGAATTCATTTGgaaataagtatataagATATGGTATAAGAGAGCATGGTATGGTTGCTATATCAAATGGTATACATGCATATGGTGGATTTGAACCCTTTTGTGGAacatttttgaatttttatacatatgcatTTGGTGCTTTAAGATTATCAGCCTTATCAAATCATCATGTTTTATGTATAGCTACACATGATTCAATAGAATTAGGAGAAGATGGGCCTACACATCAACCTATTGAAGTTTTAGCATTATTAAGAGCAACCCCCAATTTAAATATCATTAGGCCAGCAGATGGAAATGAAGTATCAGGTGCATATCTTTGTCACTTTAAAAATCTCAAAATGCCAACTGTCATAGCCTTATGTAGAAATAAAGTACCGCACTTAAGAAATACATCAGCAGAAGGTGTATTAAAAGGTGCGTATATATTAGAagattttgaaaaaaatacaaaacaaaaagTTATTTTAAGTGGATGTGGATCTGAATTGCATTTATGTTTTGAAgccaaaaatattttaaaaaataaacataatttaaatgttAGAATTGTAAGTTTTCCATCATGGACtatgtttaaaaaacaaacaaaaaaatatcaaacaTCTATTATGATGCATAATGATCCAAAAGTGGTTCGATTTTATATTGAGCCCGCATCTACTTTTGGATTcgatacatattttaatacatatataggTATAGATCAATTTGGATATTCGGGTCCTAAAGATCAAATATGGAATCATTTAGGTTTTACACCTGATAATATCGTTAAGAAGGTTTTGGATTTTATTAAAGTTAACCCAAAACGATTGCCAATgaaaacatattaaaattgttagtAATTTTCGAGATATCATGCTTGTATATAAATCCTTATTTTTCAAGCAAACACATGATCATGTAAATCTATTAAATTTAGAGCATGTACATTCGTCAAAATTAAAtgtgtacatatatatatatacatatttttttgctaCTTTATAATGTAACAATTTGTTATCGTCATGGcgtttcatttatatatacatgagaaataacaaatatttttaactcgtttttttatactttcCTTTAAAACTTAAAAGGTaccaatatatatatatatatatatatatatatatggaataATCTTTAATTATGAGCAAAGtgaaaacatatatttatatatgtacgtAGTAAGTTTGATGTACATTGTACAAATCAGcatttatcattttaacaaaaaaaaagtaaagaaATAGAAAGAAAatcaaagaaaaataatgataaaaacgTGGCAAAATGgtgataaaaaagaatatgtatatgtttGCGTAGTATGCTTTCTGACTCCACCTCATGGTCACAcctttttatacaaaaaaacatgTTGCATGTCACAGtttatatttccatttataGTGGAAATTTCTactttattatcatttgaaATATCAATAACAGTTCCTTGATTAACTTTTCCTCCATCTAAAATGGCGATAACTTCATCGTTTGGTTTACTAGGTTTTAATGGTACAACAGCTTCTGAAACGATATTAAAAGATGTTTTATCTGTTTCAATTTTGAGTATAGTATATGAACCTTTTTTGATAACTTCTGCTATTCTTCctatttcattataaaataatccaggtgttacaattttaataattacaCCTTCTATTACCCAATCTGAGTTtagtttattatattcatctCTGTTTTCATGATTTATATCGTTAAAATTATGTTGATTTTCTGCATGATCATATTCATGTAagttatcattttttttatattctgaGTGTGGTGGActtgtttttcttttgtcatattttttatctttttcattatgaAATCGGTTtgtatttccatttttatttgatgtATAATAATCATCCATATTTTCTGTActtttatgattttttaaataatttttatcatcttTATTATGTGAAGAATATTTCCAATTACTTTCATGTTCATCATATtgatgatattttttatttgaagtatcataatgtttttttttttttttttcgtcatcataataatttgatttatttgcATGACTAGAATAGCTATTATATCCATTGTCATATCTTCTGTCATATCTTTGatcattttttcttctatcataatttttatgttcaTTAACATCGTTGTAAAATGGTAGATTAAAGCTAGTTCTTCTtctttcttcattttcttcgaaaattttatttttatcaaactTCCCTCTATAATCATTGCTACTTATTCCATTTATaccatttctttttttttccatatttttatcatcaaAGATTTTATCATCTTTATATGCATCTGCTATTGCACATTCTATTCTTTTTTGTCGTATAGTTTTtggtttaatttttaaaagcaAAGTAAATTCATCTCTTTCAGCATCTATAACATCAGCCAAAAGACCTTTATAAACTCctgataaaattttaactGTTTTTCCAATAAATGATTGAAACGTATTTCTTCtttgcatattattatttctgaataaattatgttgtgttattattttttttttttcatttacgTTTCCACTAAGTAAACAATTTTCACAATCAACAACTACAAAACCATTAtcttcaatttttttatttatttttgcaaatattttatttttccatatataaCTAACAATTgcagttttatttttatgtgcCCCTTTAGTTAATTGTATAGTATCTTTTGattgaataatatttccattttcatCTTTACATATTTGTCCGATAGCAGATcttttatatgtaattGAACCAATGGTTGTgtgtaaaattttattactatttgttaatacacgaatatgtttatttttatcgaTATATGTCAATACACCTATTTGTCTATCATTTAATTCGATTAGATCTCCTATTGAGAAACCATTTAAAGTATTAACACCTCCTAATCCTTCAACAGTATTACTACTGCTACTGATAGTGCCAGTCAGGTCTTGTATTGATGATCGAAATTCTGTATTTAAAGATGGTGAAAATATGAGAgcaatattttctttataatcTAATAAAGATATTAATCCACTTTTGCCTTTATGTAAACCATTTATAACAGTTACATTATCTCCTTctgtaaaatatttagtTACATCACTTGgcaaaaatttaaattcttTAGCTAAATTATCAGGATTTACACTTAATACACtatcattaatattagTTATTGTAcctattaaattatataattcccctttcataatttttactctttctccttttttaaataaatgtaaagaatttttatttataaaagatttacttatatgtaaatttatatcttcttcatttgtattatttttattaaaatctCGTATTTCTGTTAATGTTATATTTGCATTTTCactaattaaatattttatattcattttttttaataaatagccattttcttcaaatatattattttgatatttaATAGTTCCAGGATATGGTCCATGTTCTATTACCCCTCCTATTTGTTCGATTTCATCTCTATCAAATAGTTTTTTAAGGggtctttctttttttttttttcttcgaATTTGTAATGCTTCATCTATAGCACTTAAATTTTCACCCGATAAAGGGACAATTGCACTAGTTCCatgatttatttgattatttGTATTCATTTTATCCATCAATGGATATACTTGatctaaattattatttgctCCATCGTAATGAATAGCAGAATGAGTTTTATTCACAGATGCAGATATACCTACATTGTCATATTGATCTTTCTTTGaattgttatatttatcatatacTATTCTCGGTATTAAACGGACGATAGCATATATTCCTTTTTCGTGAACTTCAAAAATTTGACCTATATCATTTGCATATACCCCCCTTTTTATTCTTACATATTCATTAACTTTTGGTATAACGACTTTTGAATGAGACATAGCAAATATAGATGTTAATTCTTGTACTGGAACAATAgatatatcatttaaattaataaatttaaatcctaataaaaatcgttttaacatatataaactatctgcttctatatatatatatccctTTAAATCATCAGATACATATATAcctttaatattaaaatcgCTAGATTGTAgcttcatatatttataatatattcccATAGCTAAAGTTCTTTCAGAACCATTTCTAAATAATTTGATTAACCACATTTTAGGACTATCAAAAGCACTTAAACCGTCACCTTCATCAAAATATTCTTCATCTTCGGACATTTCTTCATCTGTTAAAGTTTCACCATCTGATACTCcatcttttaaatttttttcatgctCATATCTTTgtgataatttattaattgcTTGAGCCAAATGATTTGTTccactttttaatttggtttcatataatttttttttttctaatctTTTAGCTTCTTCAAATTCGTCGTCATATGAACTTGCAtattcttcttcttcttcatcatcTCCTACTTGTGCTTCTGTATCTAAAAAAGTAGAAacgtatttattttttcctacttttctttttttgttcactgttttatttccagttattttatcataatcAATATCGTCATCGTCGTCGTTATATTCATCATCTTCTTCATCTGCTTCATTATCTACATAGGATACTgtatgatttattttttttctttttttttttaatttagaTATATCTTCGTCACTTTCATTTTCCTCACTATCTCTTACTTCTtcatcttcttcttcttcatttGGCTTATTACTTTCCTCGTTAAAAAGTTCAGCTCCTTCTTCGTCACTAGTTTTTCCCATTATCGTTTCACTAAACTTTCGTTCAGCTTGTTtgatttcttttatttttttcgtttttacaatttattatactcttttgttttatcttttatttttatctctTAAAACTTTcgttgcatatttttttaacgtATCTGTAAAAATATCCCTCAACAATTAAACTTCATCTTATGCTTAAATTGTAAAGGGAATTGatataattgaaaaaaaatgtaaaaatcgTTTTGTTTCTCTCCTTtgtttttccttttttactTGTTTAATTGTATAATGCTAAGTATATTTTCAGCTCaccataaaaaatgcatacatgctacattatatgcattatataataaaaaaatgaaaagaaactaatttcattttttttatttactaaaataattttactaGCATTCGTCAAAATAgcttttgtatatattataaagtaTGAAGAATGCACAAATAGcgagtaaaaaaaaatataataaaattgtatatatatataccaaattaatatgcatattaaagatgaattaaaataaatttatatatataattatgtaaaCAATCTTGTACCTTATTTTTTGCATGCCTACAAAAAtggatattaaaaaataaataaagttaATCAGAAGACTATGGAAATTAAATagaacaaattaaaaataaacaaaagaGAAAATAAGTTTATTGGAACGGCTTTATTTACAatctaaatataatatatctcTTTACATACTTACAAAATGGGCTAGCTATGTTGAATTCATTTAATAACTATTAAATaggataaaaaatatgttataaaaataaaaaataaataaattaaataaagtttattttatggCAATTACTATGTTATGGGAATTAATAGGATTTATTTGTCAGgtcaaataatttatcacCTAcccaaattatatatacaacattacatatattgttatgtttatatacaaatatgttACTCCTTTAATCTATGAACAGTTATAACtgtaaaaaaagatatatttaaaaatgtaagaatttccttatttttgtaaaccTGGGGATACATACTATTAATTAGTTTGTCGTTTCTTTGTTAAAAgattttttcttaattataaaaatttaacttaaataagtttattataaagtaataaaaaaagaaacaaatgGGGAAAGACCATTTATTtgcattatatatgcatcaCATAGTTACATAATTCATGTGTATTGCATATTTATgcttaatattaaaaataacaaaaaaaaatggtaacCATACGCCACACTTAATAGCATaacacacaaaaaaataatgatgaaatatcaaattaacaaaataaaaaaaataaaaccaaATAGTAACTAAATTCTAAGAATCAAtgtatgtaaaaaataagattaaaaataaatagcaAATATGGCACTGTgctaatataataaaatgccAACTTAATATCGAACCTTCGAAATATACAAATGCAATAACAGTACATTTGTATGTAGATTATTATTTAGGGGGGggaaatacatatttataggtatatatattattttccttttttagaTATACTGAATAAAATGCTATATCTTATTATCACTATGATTAGTACAAATGCTATGATtgtttatctttttttgtttcaaCATGggtatatttcattatccTCTGAAAAAGTATCAATAGTGCTATAAAAGCTATGGGTACATAAAATTGATGTGTCATATCAATAGATGACAATCTATTAATGGTTTGACCTATCGAAactgtaaaaaaaatgtatgtcACATTTATGAAGTTGCATATAtcgataaaaaaaatagtaaaattgaaaattatgtaaatatattcatgcATGTTTAATGAGGGACTTACCtaatataatgatattgGGAAGGTTCCCAACGAGTGTAGCAAACACAAGTGGAATAACAGGTAGGGATAAACATGGTGCAAGTATGTTTATTAAGGTATTGGGAAAAATAGGGGTTACTCTTAAAATTGCTATATATGAAAACAAATCAAAAGTATTTTTCActcttttatttaattgttCATTAAATTTTGCAAGTGgatcttttaaaaaatgttctATTACTGATTTACCATACATACTATAAACAACATAAGCAATTAAAGAAGATAGTATGGATAGCATTgtacaatatattatagaaaatgtataattataaaatgccCCTATTAATACAGTTATGCCACTACCAGCTCCTGTCATCCACCATAAAAATAGTGGAAATGAAttataagaaatataaaataatgataaaagaATCAATAATACTATGCCATGTTCATTTCTATATGATATTAAAGcttcatataaaattttaatttttccgatacttaatatattttttaaatctttaaaatttttggGAGCCAATACTCTTAGTTTCTTTTTACTGTCTTCATTCATACCTGTGAAATTTAAAAGTTCAAATTATGCACGCATTTATATCCATTATTATAACaatgtattaaaataaataataataactaGAACGAGATAAGTATAATATGTTcctaaattttattttcacaaAAATACATGTCCAtagaatattatttttacctGGCAttgcacatatataaagTATGACtcctaatatatatattaaaaatatcaatataatgtaaaaaaggTTTGTTTTAACattgtttctttttatttgtgaATCGGGAATATTTTTGTCTTGGGGAGTTATTTTgtgtttttcttttttcatttttccgTCCTAAAGATTTTTATGAAACCTTTACGGCATACAcccccaaaaaaaaataaattcacaaaaaaaatatttcttgataatctataaaatttacttgaaaaatattcccTCGATATATGCGCATGTATGTtcatctatatttttctgtaatttttattattattttttttttgggggGTTTATCTTCTTTTAAAAACTGTTTACCGATTTACCGAATGTTACCCTTTTCTTccatgtaaatatatattaagtaAATCTTAAAactaaacaaaaattacaaCTATTAATttggtttatttttatttggcattttcaattttactaaaagttttaaaattgtatgtTTTATGCAGATATGcacatatttattgatGGGGGTTTCaatactaaaaaattttgattttttcaaaaatattcacAAATACTAccataaattttattaataaatatgcataatgaTGAATAGATACATTagtatgtataaatatgtattacatatatatatttttttttaattagtTGTTTTCCAAAATAGCGCTTTAAAATtgtatcatattttatataagcTATTGTTTCCtattaaatgtatatatatatatatatattattatatatatttgtaataaaattactatactataatgaataaaaaatatcttgccgttttaattttccatatatacacatgcatataaatatatttattttttccgtTATTCTGTAACGTTAACCGTTTTATTCCCAATAATGGAGTATactacataattttttttcccatatatttattttttttaaaataatatcacAACTTTGTtatgttaatataataaaatacaattttttctgctaaacattttttcaaaaaataaaagaaagaaatCCATGTTACATtcccatatttttattaccaTCAAAGAATagcataattataaaaagttatgctaaaataattatttttttgtataaatgtatataatattttgttatttattaaatatcacattttaatgcatatatgtatgtgaTATTTAGGGGTATACgaaagtatataaatattcgaaataaaaaaaataaagaatattataattatatattgcaAACTAAAACATTATGCGACAATTTCGTCATATATTTGGATAGACATTTGATTGAGGGTTCCCATTATTGGTTAGCTATGGATACAAAGGATACACatcaatataaaaagaaaattatttgttttatgtatttatacTACTTAAAATTTTGGATATTGTCGGTTTGTGTGTGTAGTAACTATAATTtgaatatgtttatttccCTTGTTAAATATGCTAAGacaaaaatacatataacatttgtttttttgtatcaaggattttctttttatggTTGTAGTGTTATTCTAATCAAGCTATATATGAGggtaaaattataaaaaataaatcccCATATTATCATGTATTGATTACTAGTTTATATGTTTTGGaagtttataaaaatgcatttttctttttaatttcttttttcttctgAATCGTctttcataaaataatcaaaaaatgaaaatattttattaaaaatgtaataatagTTGGTTCCTATGCATATGCCTATTATTAGTCCTATTACTACACCAGTTGAAAAACCCCAAATTGATTTTGTAGTTTCTTTTTCGATTTCATCCAATTCTTTTGATGCAAAATAATGACTTAAAGATGCCCCTCCCAAAAACAATGCCGGCAAATAAAAAGCATCTTTTCTTATGAGCTTATTAGgcatgtttttattattattgtatttttatttttatatgaataaagattatatatatatttgaaatatgTATGAATCTCCCTATTATGTTTTCTTTGTGTGCTCTAGCATGTTTAAATATCACTTGATAATCCTTCAAATTATCTCTCTGAATATTCCAAAATGGGAAAACTAGTTCACCTTAATGTTAttacttaaaaatataacacacacatgtatatatcataagactatcttttaattatatatttaaagaaaattcTAGTGTGGTTtaagtatattatatcataCATCacttatttatgtatttatcTTGACATAAAAACAGATATGTATAATTGCaagtttttaaaatatattcatataaagCTTTTTCTAgtaacttttttaaaagaaataattttccttTCTAGCATGTGTTAGCCCGATTCCtcttttatgtttttttaattatttcacACATTATTGTTAACTttgcattaaaaaaatgtgctTATAAATGCTTTGAACATTTTTAagtaataaatgaaaaaaaaaaaaatcataaaataatatgcgATAAAGGAAATGGGCATATAAggtgtataatatattaataatacacttttaatatttacacTGCTTTTTctctataatatttttttcttatgtTCTAACTTcatatattcaaattaaaaaaaaaaaaaaacttatgataatataaaaagaaatgtGAAAATCAAGAACAAATAactgaataaaaaaatggcataataacaaaacaataaaaaaatgaataatagaTAAATTATCCAGGTATAtgtaaattaaatgaaagagcgaaaaatgtat
The nucleotide sequence above comes from Plasmodium vinckei vinckei genome assembly, chromosome: PVVCY_01. Encoded proteins:
- a CDS encoding transketolase, putative; protein product: MNIELDTKCVNEIRMLAAELPLEANSGHQGAPIACAPIAHVLWGYVMNYYNEDTKWINRDRFVLSNGHMSSLLYTMLYLTEQGLTLDDLKKFRQLGSLTPGHPENYVTKGVEVTTGPLGQGAANAVGMAICAHNLSEKYNTDEFEIFNNYIYATCGDGCMQEGVFCEAASLAGHLGLGRLILLYDDNKITIDGNTELSFTEDIAKKFEAFNWEVKIVNDGNTDFEKIYKEIEECKKNLKQPSLIIVKTLCGFGTKVEGSHKSHGLALKEDDIKNAKIKLGLDPEKKFHISDQVKNFYKDVLEKNKNNYMKWKETFDKYMLKYPEQGQEILKRFKNELPDNWENVLPKYTVKDPPLATRNLSGIALNCINKILPGLIGGSADLTESNCTALKDEKDITKNSFGNKYIRYGIREHGMVAISNGIHAYGGFEPFCGTFLNFYTYAFGALRLSALSNHHVLCIATHDSIELGEDGPTHQPIEVLALLRATPNLNIIRPADGNEVSGAYLCHFKNLKMPTVIALCRNKVPHLRNTSAEGVLKGAYILEDFEKNTKQKVILSGCGSELHLCFEAKNILKNKHNLNVRIVSFPSWTMFKKQTKKYQTSIMMHNDPKVVRFYIEPASTFGFDTYFNTYIGIDQFGYSGPKDQIWNHLGFTPDNIVKKVLDFIKVNPKRLPMKTY
- a CDS encoding transcription elongation factor SPT5, putative, with product MGKTSDEEGAELFNEESNKPNEEEEDEEVRDSEENESDEDISKLKKKRKKINHTVSYVDNEADEEDDEYNDDDDDIDYDKITGNKTVNKKRKVGKNKYVSTFLDTEAQVGDDEEEEEYASSYDDEFEEAKRLEKKKLYETKLKSGTNHLAQAINKLSQRYEHEKNLKDGVSDGETLTDEEMSEDEEYFDEGDGLSAFDSPKMWLIKLFRNGSERTLAMGIYYKYMKLQSSDFNIKGIYVSDDLKGYIYIEADSLYMLKRFLLGFKFINLNDISIVPVQELTSIFAMSHSKVVIPKVNEYVRIKRGVYANDIGQIFEVHEKGIYAIVRLIPRIVYDKYNNSKKDQYDNVGISASVNKTHSAIHYDGANNNLDQVYPLMDKMNTNNQINHGTSAIVPLSGENLSAIDEALQIRRKKKKERPLKKLFDRDEIEQIGGVIEHGPYPGTIKYQNNIFEENGYLLKKMNIKYLISENANITLTEIRDFNKNNTNEEDINLHISKSFINKNSLHLFKKGERVKIMKGELYNLIGTITNINDSVLSVNPDNLAKEFKFLPSDVTKYFTEGDNVTVINGLHKGKSGLISLLDYKENIALIFSPSLNTEFRSSIQDLTGTISSSSNTVEGLGGVNTLNGFSIGDLIELNDRQIGVLTYIDKNKHIRVLTNSNKILHTTIGSITYKRSAIGQICKDENGNIIQSKDTIQLTKGAHKNKTAIVSYIWKNKIFAKINKKIEDNGFVVVDCENCLLSGNVNEKKKIITQHNLFRNNNMQRRNTFQSFIGKTVKILSGVYKGLLADVIDAERDEFTLLLKIKPKTIRQKRIECAIADAYKDDKIFDDKNMEKKRNGINGISSNDYRGKFDKNKIFEENEERRRTSFNLPFYNDVNEHKNYDRRKNDQRYDRRYDNGYNSYSSHANKSNYYDDEKKKKKHYDTSNKKYHQYDEHESNWKYSSHNKDDKNYLKNHKSTENMDDYYTSNKNGNTNRFHNEKDKKYDKRKTSPPHSEYKKNDNLHEYDHAENQHNFNDINHENRDEYNKLNSDWVIEGVIIKIVTPGLFYNEIGRIAEVIKKGSYTILKIETDKTSFNIVSEAVVPLKPSKPNDEVIAILDGGKVNQGTVIDISNDNKVEISTINGNINCDMQHVFLYKKV
- a CDS encoding SNARE associated Golgi protein, putative; translation: MKKEKHKITPQDKNIPDSQIKRNNVKTNLFYIILIFLIYILGVILYICAMPGMNEDSKKKLRVLAPKNFKDLKNILSIGKIKILYEALISYRNEHGIVLLILLSLFYISYNSFPLFLWWMTGAGSGITVLIGAFYNYTFSIIYCTMLSILSSLIAYVVYSMYGKSVIEHFLKDPLAKFNEQLNKRVKNTFDLFSYIAILRVTPIFPNTLINILAPCLSLPVIPLVFATLVGNLPNIIILVSIGQTINRLSSIDMTHQFYVPIAFIALLILFQRIMKYTHVETKKDKQS
- a CDS encoding succinate dehydrogenase subunit 3, putative, with translation MPNKLIRKDAFYLPALFLGGASLSHYFASKELDEIEKETTKSIWGFSTGVVIGLIIGICIGTNYYYIFNKIFSFFDYFMKDDSEEKRN